Within Micromonospora narathiwatensis, the genomic segment GGCGGCGATCATGGTGACGTACCCGTCGACGCACGGCGTGTACGAGACGGGCATCGCGTCGCTGTGCGCGAAGGTGCACGACGCCGGCGGCCAGGTGTACGTCGACGGCGCGAACCTCAACGCGCTGGTCGGGTTCGCGAAGCCGGGCCGGTTCGGCGCGGACGTGTCGCACCTGAACCTGCACAAGACGTTCTGCATTCCGCACGGCGGCGGCGGGCCGGGCGTGGGTCCGGTGGCGGTGCGGGCGCACCTGGCGCCGTTCCTGCCCGGCGACCCGGCCGGCGCGGTGCGGGAGGGCCGGCCGGCGATCTCCGCGGCGAGGCACGGGTCGGCGGGGATCCTGCCGATCCCGTGGGCGTACCTGCGGATGATGGGCGCGGAGGGGCTGACCCGGGCCACGGGGGTGGCGGTGCTGGCGGCGAACTACGTGGCGGCGCGGCTGCGCGACCACTTCCCGGTGCTGTACGCCGGCAACAAGGGCCTGGTGGCGCACGAGTGCATCCTGGACCTGCGGCCGTTGACCAGGGCGAGCGGGGTGAGCGTCGACGACGTGGCGAAGCGGCTGATCGACTACGGCTTCCACGCGCCGACGATGTCGTTCCCGGTGGCGGGGACGCTGATGGTGGAGCCGACCGAGAGCGAGGACCTGGCCGAGCTGGACCGGTTCTGCGACGCGATGATCGCGATCCGGGCGGAGATCGACAAGGTGGCGTCGGGTGAGTGGCCGGCGGGGGACAACCCGTTGTGCAACGCTCCGCACACCGCGGCGATGGTCTCGGGGGACGAGTGGCCGCACCCGTATCCGCGGTCGGTGGGCGCGTACCCGGCCGGGGTGGACCGGGCGGGGCGGTACTGGCCGCCGGTGCGGCGCATCGACGGGGCGTACGGCGACCGGAACCTGGTCTGCTCGTGCCCGTCACCGGAGGCGTTCGAGAGCTGAGGCGCGGATGCCGGGGCGGTCGTCGAGCCGCCCCGGCCGAGGCGTCGACCTGGCGGGGCCGGCCACCCGTTCGGGTGCCGGCCCGAGGGTCGACGTCGCACGCTGCGCTCACGCAGCGTGGTGGAATCAGGCGACGAGGGCGTGCCGGGCGGGCCCGCGGTGCGGGGCGATGGTGCTGCCGTCGGGGAGTAGTTCGCCGGTGTCCTCGAAAACGATGACACCGTTGCAGAGCAGGCTCCAGCCCTGCTCAGGAAAGCAGGCGAGGACGCGGGCGGCTTCGCGGTCGGTCGCCTCGGCGGAGGGGCAGGTGGGTTGGTGCTGACACATCGGGTTCTCCGGGCTGTGGGGGCGCTGTGTCATGGTTCACATGACCAGTGACGCACAGTACCAAGCGGAAGCGCGCGCTATCGAGCAGGCTTCCGTCTTGTTCACCTTAAATCGGCTGAACGGATGAGCGAGGATGGGCCAGACGGCGTGGAAGCGCTCCCACAGAGGGTGATCGACGTACCCGGCGCCCCCGGCGGCTGCCGGGAACGGCTCGTGGAACGGGCGCGGCTGCAGTGGTGGCCCGCCGACGGCGGCGACCCGGCCGCGCTGGCGCAGGAGTTCCTCGCCGCGCACGGGATCACCCTGGACGACCTGGCCCGCCCGGCCGGCCACGATCCGGCCGGGGTCTGCGGGGCCGCCCTGTACCTGTCCGCCGCCGCCGGGGCGCGGGCCGCCGGCGGACCCCCCGGCGCGCCCACCCCGGCGCCGGCGCTGCCCGACCTGGTGGTGGTCGTCTACGGTCACGCCGACCGGCCGCCCGCGCCCGAGCCCCCGGCGGGCGGCGGCTGGTGGCTGGGGGACTGGCGGGACAGTTGGACCCCCCGACAGCACGCCGACGCCGTGGCCGCGGTGCGCGCCGCCATCGGTCGCGGCGACGTCTACCAGGTCAACCTGGTCGGCTACGCCGCCGCCCCGTACGCCGGGGACCCCCAGCCCGCGCTGGCCCGGCTGGCCGCCCTGCCCGGCGCCCGCTACGGCGGCACCCTGACCGGCGCGGGCTGGGCGATCGGCTGCGCCTCACCGGAGACGCTGATCGCCCTCGAGGGCGGCCGCCTGGTCACCCGGCCGATCAAGGGCACCCGGCCGGCCACCCCCGCCGGGCGGCGGGAGCTGCTCGCCTCCGCCAAGGAACGCGCCGAGCACATCATGATCGTCGACCTGGAACGCAACGACCTGGCCCGGGTGGCCCGCACCGGCTCGGTGCGGGTGGACGAGCTGTTCGCCGTACGCCGGTGGTGCGACCTGTGGCAGGCGGAGTCGACGGTGTCGGCGGCGCCCGCCGACGGGCTGGGCCTGGCGGCGCTGCTGCGCGCGGTGTGCCCCGGCGGGTCGGTGACCGGCGCGCCCAAGCTCGCCGCGCTGGACCGGATCGCGGCCCTGGAGCCGGTCGGTCGGGGCGCCAGCATGGGCGCGCTGGGCTGGGTCGGGCCCGGGCGGATCGACCTGGGGCTGACGATCCGCACCGCCGCGGCCGACGCCGACCGGCTGCACCTGTGGGCCGGCGGCGGCATCACCTGGGGCAGCGACCCGGCCGCCGAGGTCGCCGAGGCGGCGGCGAAGGCCGCCCCGGTGCGCGCCCTGCTCGCCGCCGGCTGACCCCCACGCGGGTCAGGCGTGGGCGAAGGCGTCCAGGGCCGCGACCACCCGCTCACCCACGCCGTGGCCGCTGCCGTGGCCGCCGCTCTCGACGATCTCCAGCCGGGCGTCCGGCCAGTCGCGGGTGAGCCGCCAGGCGATGTCCGGCGGGCCGCTGACGTCGAGGCGGCCCTGCACCAGCACGCCGGGGATGCCGGCCAGCTTCCCGGCGTCGCGCAGCAGCTGCCCGTCGGGCAGGAAACCGAGGTTGCGCCAGTAGTGGGTCACGATCCGGACGAAGCAGGCCCGGAACACCGGGTCGGCGTAGCGGGGGCTGGGCCGGAAGCCGCCGGCGAGGGAGACGTGCACGTCCTCCCAGGCGCACCAGTCACGCTCGGCCCGCTCCCGTACGGCGGGGTCCGGGTCGTTGACCAACCGGGCGTACGCGGCGGACAGGTCGCCGTCCCGGTCCGCCTCGGGCACGCCGTCGCGGAAGCGGGCCCACTCCTGCGGGAAGATCCGGCCCATGTCCCGGGTCACCCAGTCGATCTCGCGACGGGTGTTGGCGACCACGCTGAACAGCACCAGCGCGGTGACCCGCTCCGGGTGGCGCTGGGCGTACGCCAGGGACAGCGACGAGCCCCAGGAGGCGCCGCAGAGCAGCCACCGGTCGACGCCGAGGTGCTCGCGCAGCCGTTCCATGTCGGCGAGCAGGTGCGCGGTGGTGTTGACCGACAGGTCCACCGCCGGGTCGCTGGCGTGCGGGGTGCTGCGTTCGCAGCCGCGCTGGTCGAACAGGATGATCCGGTAGGCGGTCGGGTCGAACAGCCGCCGCCACGACGCGGTGGCGCCGGAGCCGGGGCCGCCGTGCACCACCAGGGCGGGGCGGCCGTCGGGGTTGCCGCAGGTCTCCCAGTACACGTGCTGGCCGTCGCCGACGTCGAGCAGGCCGTGCGCGTACGGCTCGATCGGTGGATACATCCCGGTTCCCTCCCACACACCAGATACAACAGCGCTGTTACATTAGCGGACGTGACCGCCACCCCCGACCGCGAGGCGCTGGGCACCCTGCTGCGCCACGTCCTCGAGCTGCTCGACGGCGACGTCGCCGCCGTCTACACCGACCTCGACCTGGCCGACTACCGGCCCCGGTACTCGCCACTGGTGCGGGTGCTGGTCGCCGACGGGCCGCTGCCCATCCGTGACCTCGCCACCCGGGTCGGGGTCACCCACTCCGCGGCCAGCCAGACCGTCGCCCAGATGAGCCGCGCCGGCCTGGTCACCCTCACCCCCGGCGCCGACGGCCGGCAGCGCATCGTCGCCCTCACCGACCGGGCGCGGGCCCTGCTGCCCGTCATCGAGGCCGAATGGGCGGCCACCACCGCCGCCATGCGGCGACTCGACGCCGAGCTGCCCGTACCCCTCGCCGACGAGCTGTACGCGGTCCTCGCGGCGCTGCGCCGCCGTCCGCTGCGCGACCGGATCGCCGACACCGGCCTGGCGCCCCGCCGCGCACCCTGACCGGTCACCCGCTTGCCGGCGGGTGCTGACACCACCGCGGGTAACGGCCGGATAGCCTTCCGGGCATGACTATGCGCCCGATCCGGATCATCGGCGACCCCGTGTTGCGTACCCCGTGCGAGCCGGTGACCAGCTTCGACGCCGACCTGCGCGCCCTGGTGCAGGACCTGATGGACACGCTGCTCGGCGCGCCCGGCCGGGCCGGGGTGGCCGCGACCCAGATCGGGGTGAGCGCGCAGGTGTTCGTCTACGACGCAGACGGCCACCGCGGCCACCTGATCAACCCGACCTTGGAGTTGTCCGAGGAGCGCCAGGACGACGACGAGGGCTGCCTGTCCATCCCCGGCCTGTACTTCCCGACCTCGCGGGCGATGCATGCCACCGCGCACGGCTTCGACCAGCACGGCCAGCCGCTGACCATCGCCGGCAGCGGCTTCCTGGCCCGCGCGCTGCAACACGAGACCGACCACCTGCACGGCCGCCTGTACGTGGACACGCTGCGTGGCGACACCCGACGGCGGGCCCTGCGGGAGATCCGCGCCGGCCGGTTCGACTCGCCCGGCCGCAGGCTGTGACGACGCGGGGGTGACCGGTCCGACCGGCCACCCCCGCGCCCGCTCACCCGGTCACTTCGGCGGCGGGGCCACCAGGCACGTCGCCGTCGCCGTGTTCCCGGCGTCGTCCACGCCGGTGATCACCGCGTCACCGCGCAGCGTGACCCTGTAGTCGATGTCGCCGGCGCCGACCTTGACCCGGCGCCGTCCTTGACCCGGCGTCGCGGCTGGACGGGGCGGTGCGGCGGGCTGAGCCGGTCACGGACGGCGGCGCAGCGCGCACTCGGTGAAGTCGGCGACCCGGGTGAAGCCGAGCCGCTCGTAGAGGCGTACGGCGGTGGTGTTGTCGGCCCGGACGTTGAGCGTCACGTGGTCGACGTCGGCGCGCAGCCGGGCACAGAGCGCCGCCACGGCCGCTGCGGCGAGCCCCCGGCCGCGCACGCGCGGGTGGGTGGTGACGTTGCCCAGCGCGGCCACCCGCCAGGTGGGGGACCATACGTGCACCCCGGCCACCGCGACGAGGTCGCCGCCGTCGCGGATGCCCACGTACCGGCCGGTGTCCAGCATCCGCGGGTCGAACCAGTTGCCGGGGTACGCGGCGGCGTACAGGTCGAGCAGCGCCGGCAGGTCGGCGCGGCCGAGCGTCTCGCCGGCGGCGGTGACCCGGGCCAGCCGGGCCGGGTCGGTCAACGCCATCCGATGGTGCCCGGCGGCGTCGCGGACCTCGTACCAGCGCGCCACGGTGGCCTCCAGGCCGGGGGAGAGGTGCGCCCACAGCCGGACCGGCAGCACCGGCGCGAGTTCCTCCAGCAGCGCCGCCAGCTCGCCGGCGCCCCGCGGCGAGGCGAACGCCAGCAGCGTCGGCAGCTCGACCCCGTGGTAGAGCAGCGCCACCTCGTCGCCGCGGCGGAACCACGAGGTGTACGGCCAGAAGAAGTCGTCCAGGTCACCCAGCTGGTACGCGTGCAGCACCGGGTCCCGTCCCAGCAGCTCGGCCAGGACGGCCCGGTCGTGTTCGGCGCGGACGGGCATCCGCCGATGATCACATGCCGGCCGTCAGCAGCCGCCGGCGCGTCCCGCCTCGGGCAGGTTCTCGTGGGCCCACCGGGCGAGCGCGTCCAGGGCCGGCAGCAGCGCGGACCCCCGGTCGGTGAGCTGGTAGCTGACGCCCAGCGGTGGCCCCTCCCGCACGGTGCGGGAGACCAGGCCCACCCGGCACAGCTCGCCGAGCCGGTCGGACAGCACCGACTCGCTGATGCCCGGCAGCGCGCGGCCCAGCTCGGCGAACCCGGCGGGGCCGTTGGCGAGGGTGCCCAGCAGCACGCCGTTCCACCGTTTGCCGAGAAACGCGAAGGCGCGGGCGAGGCCCCCGTCGCACGCCCGTGGCGTGTGGCTCACTTCCGGCCTGACTGTCACCTCTTCAGGATACGGGGCTACCCTGACACCCGATGTACTACTAAAAAGCTAGCCGCTGCCCTTCGAGTAGCAGTTAGCCAAGAGCGAGGAACACCATGAACGACGTGATCGCCCTGCACCCCGACGCGCAGGCCCTGCTGTTCACCGACGCCCGCACCGCCAACACCTTCACCGACGAGCCCGTCACCGACGAGCAACTGCGCGCCATCCACGAACTCGCCAAGTACCCGCCCACCGCCGCCAACGTCCAGCCCCTGCGCGTGCTCTACGTCCGCCCCGGCGAACCCCGCGAACGACTGCTCACCCACATGAACGACGGCAACCGCGCCAAGACCGCCACCGCACCCGTCGTCGCCGTCCTCGCCGCCGACACCGACTTCCACGAGCACATCCCGCGGGTCTTCCCGATCCGCCCGGAACTGCGCGACGCCTTCGCCGCCGACCCCGCCGGCCGCGAACAGATGGCCCGCTTCAACGCCACCCTGCAGACCGCCTACTGGCTGCTCGCCGTCCGCGCCGCCGGCCTGGCCGCCGGACCCATGGGCGGCTTCGACGCCGCCGGCATCGACAAGGAATTCTTCGCCGACACCAGCTGGCGGTCCCTGCTCGTGGTCAACCTCGGCAAGCCCGGCCCGGACGCCTGGTACCCCCGCCTGCCCCGCCTCGACTACGACGACGTCGCCCGGCACGCCTGACACCGGCCCACCTGACCGGCCCGGCCACCCACCGGGCCGGTCAGCCGGCCACCCACTGGTCGTAGCCCAACCGGCCCACCAACGCCAGCACCACCACCAGCAACACCACCCGCACAAAACCCGAACCGCGCCGCAACGCCATCCGCGCCCCCACCGCCGCCCCCGCGACGTTGCACGCCGCCATCGCCGCCCCCAACAGCCACCACACGTGCCCGGTCGCCGCGAACACCACCAGCGCCCCCAGATTCGTGCCCGCGTTGACCACCTTCGCCATCGCCGAGGCGTGCACGAAATCCGCCCCCACCAACGCCGTGAACGCCAACACCAGGAACGTGCCCGTACCCGGCCCGATCAACCCGTCGTACAGGGCGATACCCAACCCGGCCACCGCCACCGCAGCCACCACCCGCGCCGACGTACGCCGCTGCGGCAACGCCAGCACCCCCAGCCGCGGCCGCGTCAACACGAACACCGCCACCGACACCAGCACCACCAACACCACCGGCCGGTACGCCCCCGCCGGCACCGACCCCGCCAGAACCGCACCCAACCCCGCGGTCAACACCGCCAGCCCCGCCGACGGCCCCGCCACCGCCCAGTCCAGCTTCGTACGCCGCGCATACGTCACCGCCGCCGTCGACGTACCGAAGATCGCGGCCAGCTTGTTCGTACCCAACGCCGTGGCCACCGGCACCCCCGGCGCGGCCACCAGCAACGCCGGCAACAGCAACAGGCCCCCACCACCCACCACCGCGTCCACCCAGCCCGCCATCGCCGCCGCCCCCAACAGGGTGGCCACCGACACAAGATCCACGGGCGGCATTCTGCCCACCACCACCGCGCCCACGAGCCCGGTTGTGGCCAGCCTCACCGCCACTCAACGACCCCGACGACCCCGCAACCACAAACCCACCGACGCCACCGCCACGAACACCAGCACCGAACAGACCAACGCCTTCAGCACCCGGCAAGCCTGCCACGCGGACGTAGGGTGAGCGGGTGCGCCTGGCCACCTTCAACCTGCTGCACGGCCGGTCCCTCACCGACGGACTCGTCGAACCCGACCGGCTCGCCGCCGCCGTCACCGCACTCGACGCCGACGTCCTCGCCCTACAAGAGGTCGACCGCGACCAGTCCCGCAGCGGCAACCTCGACCTCACCGCCATCGCCGCCCGCGCCCTCGACGCCCCCGAACACCGCTTCGCCGCCGCCGTCGTCGGCACCCCCGGCGAAAAATTCCGCCCCCTCACCAACGACGACGACGGCCACGGCGAACCCTGCTACGGCATCGGCCTCGTCAGCCGCCACCCCGTACGCTCCTGGCAGGTCACCCGACTCCGCCCCGCCCCCGTACGCTCCCCGGTCTACGTCCCCGGCCCCGGCGGAGGACTCGTGCTGCTGCACGACGAACCCCGCGTCGTCCTCGCCGCCGTCCTCGACACCCCGTACGGGCCACTCACCGTAGCCGCCACCCACCTGTCCTTCGTCCCCGGCTGGAACCTGCTGCAACTGCGCCGCGTCGTACGCGCCCTACGCGCCCTGCCCGCCCCGCGGATCCTCCTCGGCGACCTCAACCTCCCCGCCGGACCCGCCGCCTTGCTGACCCGCTGGCGACCCCTCGGCCGACGCCCCACCTACCCGGCCGGACAGCCCCGCGTCCAACTCGACCACATCCTCGCCGACCGGCACGACCTCGACCGGCTGCCACCCGTCACCGCCGTCGCCACACCACTGTCCACCATCTCCGACCACCGGCCCCTCATCGTCGACCTCGGCCCTCACAGCTGACCCTCAGCCACCACACATACCGTTGGTGGCGCACCACCGGTGCCACGGCCCGGAAAACCCCCCGGCCACCGCCCGCACCATGGTGCGATGGTGCAACGAGGGGAGGGGCCACCCCATGTCGCTGACCGGCCTACCACTGCTGCTCCTGGTCGCCGCCACCACCGTCGCCGCCGCCGTGACCACCGCCCGCACCTGGCGCCGCCACCGCCGCTGGAGCCACCTCACCCGAGCCGCCGCCGTCCTGCTCACCGAAACCCTCGCCCTGCTCACCGCCGGCCTCGCCGTCAACCGGACCGCCGCGTTCTACCCCACCTGGGCAGACCTGCTACCCGCCGACACCGTCCACCGCGACACCGGCCCCGCCCGCCCCGGCCACCTCGACCACTTCATCACCAGCCGGGCCGGCCGCGCCCCCACCGCCCCGATCACCTTCACCTGGCACCCACCCCGCTGGACCAGCTGGCCCCTCACCGCCGCACCCACCGTCGTGGTCCCCGCCGACTACCCACAGCACCCCACCTGGCGCTACCCGGTGATCGTCCTCACCGACCCGGCCAACCCCACCCAGGAGAACACCGCCGCCCACACCGCCGAGAACCACGCCGGACCAGCCGTCCTCGTCTTCACCCACCTACGCCCCGCCGCCACCCCCGACATCCTCACCGACGCCATACCCACCAGCCTCACCCACGACCTACGCGTCACCACCCACACCTGGGCCCTCGTCGCCGGCGGCCAACTCACCCCACTCGCCCAGGCCGCCGTCCGCGCCGCACCCACCCGCTATCCCACCCTCGCCCTGATCGACGACACCCCCGACCAACACCCCAACCCGGCGCCCACCGACCTACCACCCACCGAAACCGTCGCCGTCGCCGGCGTACCCACCCCACCCGGCGCCCCCGCCACCCACCTCGACGCCCCACCCGACGACCGGCTCACCGCCGCCCTGACCTGGGCCTGCCAACAGACACCCCCACCACTGAGCGCGCCCGCCCCACTGATCCCACCGCCCACCCGACACACCCACCACGGCCCACGCCACACCACCACCGGAGGCTGACCATGGCCCCCGACAGCCTCACCACCGCCATCACCCTCACCATCGCGGCCGTCCTCGCCGCCGTACTGCTCTCCGCCACCTGGGACCGCGGCGCCGGCCCCCGCCACGCCGCCCTACGCGCCGCCACCGCCGCCTGCTGCCTCACCACCGCCCTGGCCGCCACCGCCATCTGGATCAACCACCAGGTCGACACCTACCCCAGCTGGTCCGCCCTCACCGGCCAGAACACCACCACCCGCACCGACCCCACACCCACCACCGACCAGACCGGCGGCCAACTCGTCACCCTCACCGTCACCGGCGCCGCCAGCGGCCTCACCCTCCCCGTCAACGCCTACCTGCCCGCCGCCTACCGGCAGCAGCCCACCACCCGCTTCCCCGTCATCGAAGCGCTGCACGGCTTCCCCGGCTCACCCCACGCCTGGCTCAACCGGCTCGCCGCCGCCCACCACCTCGACCAGGAAATCAGCTCCGGCCGGATGGCCCCCACCGTCGTGCTGTTCCCCCCACAGACCCCCAACCCCCTCCTCGACACCGAATGCACCGACCTCGTCAACGGCCCCCGAACCGAAACCTTCCTCACCATCGACGTCCCCACCGCCGCCCAGACCCACCTACGAGTACGCACCGACCGCGCCGGCTGGGGACTCATCGGCTACTCCGCCGGCGGCTACTGCGCCACCAACCTCGCCCTCCGCCACCCCGACCGGTACACCGCCGCCGCCAGCCTCTCCGGCTACGCCGACCCCGGCATCACCATCGGCGACGGCACCGAACACACCCTCAACGACGACACCTGGCGACTACGCCACCTGCCCCAACCCGCCGTCGCCCTCTACCTGTCCAGCGGCCGCGCCGACCTCAAGGCCCACCACGACGCCGAAACCCTCGCCCACCTCGCCCACCCCCCACTCACCGTCACCACCTCCTACATCGACGGAGGCGGCCACAGCATGGCCGTCTGGGAAGCCGCCGAAGGCCCCGCCTTCGACTGGCTCTCCACCTGGCTCGGCCGCCCCCGCCACTGACCCGGCTCAGCCCAACCCCGACGCCCGCCACGCCGCCCGCACCGCGTTACGGAACAACATCGCCACCGTCGTCGGACCCACCCCACCGACCCGCGGCGTGATCGCCCCCGCCACCTCGGCACACGACTCGTCCACATCCGGCAGCAGCCGCCGCCCCTCGTACCGCACCCCACCACCGACCACCACCGCGCCCGGCCGCACATGCTCCGGCCGCACGATCCCCGGCACCCCAGCCGCCGCCACCAGAATCTCCGCCCGCCGCGTATACCGCGGCCAGTCCGCCACCCCGGTGTGCACCACCGTCACCGCCGCGTTCGCCGTCGACCGCTTCTGCGCCAACAACATCGCCAACGGCCGACCCAACGTGGCACCCCGACCCAGAATCACCACCTCCCGGCCCGCCACCGGCACCCCGTGAAACGCCAGCAACGCCTCGATCCCCGCCGGCGTACACGGCAACGGACCCGGCAACCCCAACGCCAACCGACCCATGTTCACCGGATGCATCCCGTCGACGTCCTTGTCCGGATCCAGCACCGCAAGAGCCCGGTCGTAGTCCAGCCGCCCCGGAATCGGATACTGCACCAGCACCCCGTGCACACCCTTGTCGGCGTTGAAATCCTCCA encodes:
- a CDS encoding DUF5999 family protein; amino-acid sequence: MCQHQPTCPSAEATDREAARVLACFPEQGWSLLCNGVIVFEDTGELLPDGSTIAPHRGPARHALVA
- a CDS encoding chorismate-binding protein; translated protein: MSEDGPDGVEALPQRVIDVPGAPGGCRERLVERARLQWWPADGGDPAALAQEFLAAHGITLDDLARPAGHDPAGVCGAALYLSAAAGARAAGGPPGAPTPAPALPDLVVVVYGHADRPPAPEPPAGGGWWLGDWRDSWTPRQHADAVAAVRAAIGRGDVYQVNLVGYAAAPYAGDPQPALARLAALPGARYGGTLTGAGWAIGCASPETLIALEGGRLVTRPIKGTRPATPAGRRELLASAKERAEHIMIVDLERNDLARVARTGSVRVDELFAVRRWCDLWQAESTVSAAPADGLGLAALLRAVCPGGSVTGAPKLAALDRIAALEPVGRGASMGALGWVGPGRIDLGLTIRTAAADADRLHLWAGGGITWGSDPAAEVAEAAAKAAPVRALLAAG
- the pip gene encoding prolyl aminopeptidase, giving the protein MYPPIEPYAHGLLDVGDGQHVYWETCGNPDGRPALVVHGGPGSGATASWRRLFDPTAYRIILFDQRGCERSTPHASDPAVDLSVNTTAHLLADMERLREHLGVDRWLLCGASWGSSLSLAYAQRHPERVTALVLFSVVANTRREIDWVTRDMGRIFPQEWARFRDGVPEADRDGDLSAAYARLVNDPDPAVRERAERDWCAWEDVHVSLAGGFRPSPRYADPVFRACFVRIVTHYWRNLGFLPDGQLLRDAGKLAGIPGVLVQGRLDVSGPPDIAWRLTRDWPDARLEIVESGGHGSGHGVGERVVAALDAFAHA
- a CDS encoding MarR family winged helix-turn-helix transcriptional regulator, giving the protein MTATPDREALGTLLRHVLELLDGDVAAVYTDLDLADYRPRYSPLVRVLVADGPLPIRDLATRVGVTHSAASQTVAQMSRAGLVTLTPGADGRQRIVALTDRARALLPVIEAEWAATTAAMRRLDAELPVPLADELYAVLAALRRRPLRDRIADTGLAPRRAP
- the def gene encoding peptide deformylase yields the protein MTMRPIRIIGDPVLRTPCEPVTSFDADLRALVQDLMDTLLGAPGRAGVAATQIGVSAQVFVYDADGHRGHLINPTLELSEERQDDDEGCLSIPGLYFPTSRAMHATAHGFDQHGQPLTIAGSGFLARALQHETDHLHGRLYVDTLRGDTRRRALREIRAGRFDSPGRRL
- a CDS encoding GNAT family N-acetyltransferase, whose amino-acid sequence is MPVRAEHDRAVLAELLGRDPVLHAYQLGDLDDFFWPYTSWFRRGDEVALLYHGVELPTLLAFASPRGAGELAALLEELAPVLPVRLWAHLSPGLEATVARWYEVRDAAGHHRMALTDPARLARVTAAGETLGRADLPALLDLYAAAYPGNWFDPRMLDTGRYVGIRDGGDLVAVAGVHVWSPTWRVAALGNVTTHPRVRGRGLAAAAVAALCARLRADVDHVTLNVRADNTTAVRLYERLGFTRVADFTECALRRRP
- a CDS encoding winged helix-turn-helix transcriptional regulator; amino-acid sequence: MTVRPEVSHTPRACDGGLARAFAFLGKRWNGVLLGTLANGPAGFAELGRALPGISESVLSDRLGELCRVGLVSRTVREGPPLGVSYQLTDRGSALLPALDALARWAHENLPEAGRAGGC
- a CDS encoding malonic semialdehyde reductase, with protein sequence MNDVIALHPDAQALLFTDARTANTFTDEPVTDEQLRAIHELAKYPPTAANVQPLRVLYVRPGEPRERLLTHMNDGNRAKTATAPVVAVLAADTDFHEHIPRVFPIRPELRDAFAADPAGREQMARFNATLQTAYWLLAVRAAGLAAGPMGGFDAAGIDKEFFADTSWRSLLVVNLGKPGPDAWYPRLPRLDYDDVARHA
- a CDS encoding sulfite exporter TauE/SafE family protein translates to MDLVSVATLLGAAAMAGWVDAVVGGGGLLLLPALLVAAPGVPVATALGTNKLAAIFGTSTAAVTYARRTKLDWAVAGPSAGLAVLTAGLGAVLAGSVPAGAYRPVVLVVLVSVAVFVLTRPRLGVLALPQRRTSARVVAAVAVAGLGIALYDGLIGPGTGTFLVLAFTALVGADFVHASAMAKVVNAGTNLGALVVFAATGHVWWLLGAAMAACNVAGAAVGARMALRRGSGFVRVVLLVVVLALVGRLGYDQWVAG
- a CDS encoding endonuclease/exonuclease/phosphatase family protein — translated: MRLATFNLLHGRSLTDGLVEPDRLAAAVTALDADVLALQEVDRDQSRSGNLDLTAIAARALDAPEHRFAAAVVGTPGEKFRPLTNDDDGHGEPCYGIGLVSRHPVRSWQVTRLRPAPVRSPVYVPGPGGGLVLLHDEPRVVLAAVLDTPYGPLTVAATHLSFVPGWNLLQLRRVVRALRALPAPRILLGDLNLPAGPAALLTRWRPLGRRPTYPAGQPRVQLDHILADRHDLDRLPPVTAVATPLSTISDHRPLIVDLGPHS
- a CDS encoding alpha/beta hydrolase, with the translated sequence MAPDSLTTAITLTIAAVLAAVLLSATWDRGAGPRHAALRAATAACCLTTALAATAIWINHQVDTYPSWSALTGQNTTTRTDPTPTTDQTGGQLVTLTVTGAASGLTLPVNAYLPAAYRQQPTTRFPVIEALHGFPGSPHAWLNRLAAAHHLDQEISSGRMAPTVVLFPPQTPNPLLDTECTDLVNGPRTETFLTIDVPTAAQTHLRVRTDRAGWGLIGYSAGGYCATNLALRHPDRYTAAASLSGYADPGITIGDGTEHTLNDDTWRLRHLPQPAVALYLSSGRADLKAHHDAETLAHLAHPPLTVTTSYIDGGGHSMAVWEAAEGPAFDWLSTWLGRPRH
- a CDS encoding bifunctional 5,10-methylenetetrahydrofolate dehydrogenase/5,10-methenyltetrahydrofolate cyclohydrolase, yielding MSSSGVSARLLPGGPVAERVFAEVAEDVAALRAVGVTPALATVLVGDDDASAGYIRIKQRQAAELGFVSPHVHLPASASQVDLHAVLEDFNADKGVHGVLVQYPIPGRLDYDRALAVLDPDKDVDGMHPVNMGRLALGLPGPLPCTPAGIEALLAFHGVPVAGREVVILGRGATLGRPLAMLLAQKRSTANAAVTVVHTGVADWPRYTRRAEILVAAAGVPGIVRPEHVRPGAVVVGGGVRYEGRRLLPDVDESCAEVAGAITPRVGGVGPTTVAMLFRNAVRAAWRASGLG